The following coding sequences are from one Anopheles bellator chromosome X, idAnoBellAS_SP24_06.2, whole genome shotgun sequence window:
- the LOC131213647 gene encoding vitamin K epoxide reductase complex subunit 1-like protein 1: MTSGTGRCKWSYTVGLVCLSTVGFVLSLYTSYVEVQAEHDRSYRAICDISERISCTKVFTSSYGRGFGIVGKLLGQQSPLNVPNGFYGVFYYFLVAALSFSDHLRIARINSWLILASNGLSLYLAYLLYFVLQDLCLVCVTTYAVNLISLILSLKKIQIIMRQERVLHAVHGESKRK; the protein is encoded by the exons ATGACCAGTGGTACCGGGCGTTGCAAGTGGTCATATACGGTTGGTCTGGTGTGTCTTAGCACGGTCGGTTTTGTGCTGTCGCTGTACACCTCGTACGTGGAGGTGCAAGCTGAACACGACCGCTCATATCGGGCGATATGCGACATCAGCGAACGGATCAGTTGCACCAAGGTGTTCACGTCCAG CTATGGACGCGGGTTTGGCATCGTGGGAAAGCTGCTAGGCCAACAGTCGCCGCTTAACGTGCCGAACGGTTTCTACGGCGTCTTCTACTACTTTCTGGTGGCCGCGCTAAGCTTCAGCGATCATCTGCGCATCGCCAGGATAAACAGTTGGTTGATCCTGGCATCGAATGGTCTCTCACTCTACCTAGCCTATCTGCTGTATTTCGTTCTACAGGACCTTTGCCTAGTGTGCGTCACGACGTACGCAGTGAATCTAATCAGCCTGATATTGTcgttgaaaaaaatacagatCATAATGCGGCAAGAGCGGGTGTTACATGCGGTGCACGGCGAATCGAAGCGGAAGTGA
- the LOC131213872 gene encoding solute carrier family 35 member E1 homolog — protein sequence MAMLLKRPIGTLVSGLSNAASGITSSRVPLLSNGYTSNGTPGGPSPAANTTSTMRQTLAISSLCILWYMVSSSNNVIGKMILSEFPYPMTVTMIQLTSITVYSGPFFNLWGVRKYVDISWRYYLKFIVPLALGKFLASVTSHISIWKVPISYAHTVKATMPLFTVILTRIIMRERQTHAVYLSLVPIIVGVGIATLTELSFDVIGLISALVATMGFSLQNIFSKKVLKETGVHHLRLLHILGRLALFMFLPVWCYVDLRNVMKHPAITTGDYRVIALLFTDGVLNWLQNILAFSFLSLVTPLTYAVASASKRIFVIAISLFVLGNPVTWVNMFGMLVAILGVLCYNRAKYFARRQDTLLPYASSNTVRYKPLATKGGPGASSVPASQSILLANGGLTTDGTLMPMTNNTAYHATATLPATMTMATGASDLTVPTAAASSTGSANGKLMLV from the exons ATGGCCATGCTACTGAAGCGTCCGATTGGAACGCTAGTCAGCGGACTAAGCAACGCAGCCAGCGGCATCACCAGCAGTCGTGTGCCACTACTCAGTAACGGATACACGTCAAACGGAACCCCCGGTGGTCCCTCCCCCGCAGCCAACACAACCAGCACAATGCGCCAAACGCTGGCGATTAGTTCGCTGTGCATTCTATGGTACATGGTGTCGAGCAGCAATAATGTGATCGGCAAGATGATATTGAGCGAGTTTCCCTACCCGATGACAGTAACGATGATACAACTTACCAGCATTACCGTCTACAGTGGACCGTTCTTCAATTTATGGGGCGTCCGCAAGTATGTCGACATCTCGTGGCGCTACTATCTGAAGTTTATTGTGCCGCTGGCGCTAGGCAAGTTCTTGGCCTCAGTGACCTCGCACATCTCCATCTGGAAGGTGCCCATTTCATACGCCCACACCG TGAAGGCAACAATGCCACTCTTCACTGTGATCCTGACGCGCATCATTATGCGTGAGCGACAAACGCACGCTGTCTACTTGTCGTTGGTCCCGATCATCGTCGGTGTTGGCATCGCTACACTAACGGAACTGTCGTTCGATGTGATCGGGTTAATCAGTGCACTCGTCGCAACAATGGGATTTTCGCTGCAGAACATCTTTTCTAAGAAGGTGCTGAAAGAGACGGGCGTCCACCATCTTAGGCTGTTGCACATTCTTGGACGATTGGCTCTCTTTATGTTTCTGCCCGTTTGGTGTTATGTCGACCTACGGAACGTTATGAAGCATCCGGCCATT ACGACGGGTGACTATCGTGTGATCGCGCTTTTGTTCACAGACGGCGTACTCAACTGGCTGCAGAACATACTGGCATTCAGCTTCTTATCGTTGGTAACGCCGCTGACATATGCAGTAGCGAGCGCCAGCAAACGAATCTTCGTCATTGCCATCTCGCTGTTCGTGCTGGGCAATCCGGTCACTTGGGTGAACATGTTTGGCATGTTGGTGGCAATCTTAGGCGTTTTGTGCTACAACCGGGCCAAATATTTCGCACGTCGCCAGGACACCCTCCTGCCTTACGCTTCATCAAATACCGTTCGCTATAAGCCGTTGGCTACAAAGGGCGGTCCAGGTGCCTCTTCTGTTCCTGCTTCCCAGAGCATCCTGCTAGCAAATGGGGGGCTTACCACAGACGGGACACTTATGCCGATGACAAACAACACTGCATATCACGCTACCGCAACGCTTCCAGCGACAATGACTATGGCAACCGGGGCGAGTGATTTGACGGTGCCAACAGCTGCTGCGTCATCTACTGGCAGTGCCAACGGAAAACTGATGTTAGTGTAG